A genome region from Nocardia sp. NBC_00565 includes the following:
- a CDS encoding DNA-methyltransferase: protein MNSYITDDAAGRNWELKLGDSCERLAEIADDSVDLSVCSPPFDSLYTYSPSVRDLGNSSSRGEFLEHYRFIVEHQLRVTKPGRIACIHVQQVATKKAVDGYIGLTDFRGDVIRLFQSVGWIFFGEVTIWKDPQAQSIRTKSQQLAFASKNRDSARIRPALADYLLVFKKPGDNAVKIPHEATRGEVTNDDWIDWASPIWTDHQEGGWIGEDGNLCPVWFGIKETDTLNVRVAREQADERHIAPLQLGFIERCVRLWSNPGELVLTPFGGIGSELYMSVRLGRRAIGIELKPSYWRTAVDSLTRLEAELAAPSLFEVS, encoded by the coding sequence ATGAACTCGTACATCACAGACGACGCAGCCGGAAGAAACTGGGAACTCAAACTCGGTGATTCGTGCGAGCGGCTCGCCGAAATAGCGGATGACAGTGTCGACCTGTCGGTGTGTAGCCCGCCGTTCGACAGCCTCTACACCTACAGCCCATCAGTCCGGGACCTCGGCAATAGTTCCTCGCGAGGCGAGTTCCTGGAGCATTACCGGTTCATCGTCGAGCACCAGTTGCGGGTGACCAAACCTGGTCGGATCGCCTGCATCCATGTGCAACAGGTGGCCACAAAGAAGGCCGTTGACGGGTATATCGGGCTCACCGATTTTCGTGGCGATGTCATTCGGTTGTTCCAGTCGGTCGGGTGGATCTTCTTCGGCGAGGTAACCATCTGGAAGGACCCGCAAGCACAGTCGATCCGGACGAAGTCGCAGCAGTTGGCGTTCGCCAGCAAGAACCGGGACTCCGCTCGTATCCGGCCAGCATTGGCTGACTACCTGCTGGTGTTCAAGAAGCCCGGCGACAACGCGGTGAAGATCCCACACGAGGCGACTCGTGGTGAAGTCACCAACGACGACTGGATCGACTGGGCAAGCCCGATCTGGACCGACCATCAGGAGGGTGGATGGATCGGCGAGGACGGGAACCTCTGTCCAGTGTGGTTCGGGATCAAGGAGACGGACACGCTCAATGTCCGAGTCGCGCGTGAGCAAGCGGACGAGCGGCATATAGCGCCACTGCAGTTGGGTTTCATCGAGCGCTGCGTGCGGCTGTGGAGCAATCCGGGCGAGTTGGTTCTCACACCGTTCGGCGGGATCGGATCCGAGCTGTACATGTCGGTCCGCTTGGGGCGCAGGGCGATCGGGATCGAATTGAAGCCATCATATTGGCGTACCGCAGTGGACAGCCTCACCCGTCTCGAGGCGGAGTTGGCGGCACCGTCACTGTTCGAGGTGTCGTGA
- a CDS encoding helix-turn-helix domain-containing protein, which produces MVRDAFVRKPVDRYEWERWLRRTLMPAPLKYLGLMAATYGNQDGTEVRPGVGRLARVMCVSERTVKRSLSDLREYGFLERTKQGNRHAKHADTYRLTVPSDVLELPILDPDER; this is translated from the coding sequence ATGGTCAGGGACGCCTTCGTGCGCAAGCCCGTAGACCGCTACGAATGGGAGCGTTGGTTGCGGCGGACGTTGATGCCTGCACCGCTGAAGTATCTGGGGCTGATGGCGGCCACGTACGGCAACCAGGACGGCACGGAGGTGCGTCCGGGCGTGGGGCGGCTTGCGCGGGTCATGTGCGTGTCGGAGCGGACGGTGAAGCGGTCGCTGTCGGACTTGCGGGAGTACGGGTTCCTGGAGCGGACGAAGCAAGGGAATCGGCATGCGAAGCACGCAGACACGTATCGGTTGACGGTGCCGTCGGATGTGTTGGAGTTGCCGATTCTGGATCCGGACGAACGGTAG
- a CDS encoding SLOG family protein, producing MPDTFRVLVTGSRSFPSEDAVWERLAFVLAENLPDGGTLTVVHGDCPTGADHFAHTWCALPSGDEVIVEECHPADWAKHGKAAGPIRNAETVAAGADLVLAFPLPGDRNQSRGTWHCIDTARAAGLTVEIVPPAGPRFTAGEIAEARRAAQG from the coding sequence GTGCCTGACACCTTCCGAGTTCTGGTAACTGGCTCCCGGTCGTTCCCGTCCGAGGACGCCGTGTGGGAGCGGCTGGCGTTCGTCCTCGCCGAGAACCTCCCGGACGGCGGAACCCTGACCGTCGTGCACGGGGATTGCCCGACGGGCGCTGACCATTTCGCGCACACCTGGTGTGCGCTCCCGAGCGGAGACGAAGTCATCGTCGAGGAATGCCACCCCGCCGACTGGGCGAAGCATGGGAAAGCGGCGGGCCCGATCCGCAACGCCGAGACGGTCGCGGCCGGAGCGGATCTCGTGCTGGCGTTCCCGCTTCCCGGTGACCGCAACCAGTCTCGCGGCACCTGGCATTGCATCGACACCGCCCGCGCTGCTGGGTTGACGGTGGAGATCGTGCCACCGGCCGGACCGCGGTTCACTGCCGGCGAAATCGCTGAGGCGAGACGGGCGGCCCAGGGATGA
- a CDS encoding PE-PPE domain-containing protein, with the protein MTTYSVLWLPGTGFSTGPDLISSTFGAALDPYRFQFESLRYPASYGSLEMSFAESKAVGRQILIDAIRATPYRAILGGYSQGAGIAGSLAAEIGRGEHPDLEVAACALIADPARPAGAGMPDWPVASGYGIAGQRPVDGVPTWWAANEGDPICALPVGNPLRTLADVSEYYSLRSPGDARQWMEKLLERASQNRWQRWWSIENVRSWGGAVAYARGYLLDGRHTGDYIGRGHAVRLAQVVNEAVG; encoded by the coding sequence GTGACCACCTATTCCGTTCTGTGGCTGCCGGGTACCGGATTCTCTACAGGCCCCGACCTCATCAGCTCTACGTTCGGTGCCGCCCTGGACCCATACCGGTTCCAGTTCGAGTCTCTGCGGTACCCGGCTAGCTACGGGTCGCTTGAAATGTCGTTCGCCGAAAGCAAGGCGGTCGGCCGTCAGATCCTGATCGACGCCATCCGCGCCACCCCTTACCGGGCGATCCTCGGCGGTTACAGCCAGGGTGCAGGCATTGCAGGATCGCTGGCCGCTGAGATCGGCCGCGGTGAACACCCGGACCTCGAGGTGGCGGCGTGCGCGTTGATCGCCGATCCCGCTCGTCCCGCCGGCGCAGGTATGCCGGACTGGCCTGTCGCTTCCGGGTACGGCATCGCCGGGCAACGACCGGTCGACGGTGTGCCTACTTGGTGGGCCGCAAACGAGGGCGACCCGATCTGTGCCCTGCCCGTCGGGAATCCTCTGCGGACTCTGGCTGATGTGTCGGAGTACTACTCGCTGCGCTCACCGGGGGATGCGCGGCAGTGGATGGAGAAGCTGCTCGAACGGGCGTCGCAGAACCGTTGGCAACGCTGGTGGTCGATTGAGAACGTCAGGTCGTGGGGCGGTGCTGTCGCCTACGCGCGCGGCTATCTGCTCGACGGCAGGCATACCGGCGACTACATCGGCAGGGGCCACGCCGTTCGTCTCGCCCAGGTAGTGAATGAGGCGGTCGGCTGA